ACAAGAAGGCCGCGTACACGGCCGTCCTCGACACCCTGAACAACGGCGCCGGGCCCGGCCCGACGACCCCGCCGCCCACCACCCCACCGCCCACCACCCCACCGCCGACGACTCCCCCGCCGACCACCCCGCCACCGACGGGCGCCTGCTCCGCCGCGCTGACGATCGCGAACAGCTGGCCGGGCGGGTACCAGGCCACCGTCACGGTCACGGCCGGCTCGACCGGGCTCAACGGCTGGCGCGTCACCCTGCCCGGCGGTGTCACGACCGACAACGTCTGGAACGGCCAGATCTCCGGGAGCGTCGTGACGAACGCCCCGTACAACGGCTCCGTCGGAGCCGGGCAGTCGACGTCGTTCGGGTTCATCGGCCAGGGAGGCGCCCCCAGCGCCAGCACGCTGACCTGCAGCTGAGACCAGTTCCGACCGACTCGCTCTGACGGCGGCGTCGCACCCCCACGGTGCGGCGCCGTCGTCGTGGCGCACGGCGCCTGCTGAGTGCGGATGCCGTCAGGTCAAGCGGACCACGGCTGGGCCTGGACCGGGACCTGCCGGGCTAGGCCCACGAGTCGGGCGCGACGGTCCAGATGCGCGCGAGAGCCTCGCTCCCCTCCCGGGTGATGTCGAGACCGCGCCCTCGGGCCCGGCGCCGCACCCACGCGCGCTCGGTGAAGAGGGTGGCGAGCGCCGCACCGAGGCCGCCTGCCAGATGGGGTCGTCGCTCGGTCCAGTCCGGGCAGGTCCGCACGATCGGTCGGGCCCGCGACTCCAGGTCCTCGATTGGGACGCCGAGCCCGGTGAGGGCGGCGCGTCCCCCGGCTGTGAGGCGGGCGTCGCCGGGCGTGAGCCACGCCGAGCGCTGCATCGACTCCAGCAGCGCGACGCCCACGCGGCCGGCGATGTGGTCGTAGCACAGCCGCGCCCGCGCGAGGTCTCGAGCGTCCCGCGATCGGCGGTACGACGTCGTCGAGGCGGGCGGGCACAGGTGGCCCAGCTGCTCCAGCGCGGCAGCGACCGAGTCGTCGGCCAACGCGTAGAACCGTTGACGTCCACGCGGCTCGCACCGGACCAGGCCGGCCTCGACCAGGACGGACAGGTGCTCGCTCGCTGTGGCGGCGGACACCCCGGCCGCGCTGGCGAGCTCCCCCGCAGGCCGTCGCGAGCCGTCCATCAGGAGGTCCACGAACGTCGATCGCGCAGGCGCGGCGAGGGCCCGGCCGATGACGGAGAAGTCCCTGCCCACGTCTCGACCGTACCCCGCGGACACTTCGGCCCGACCCGAAATATTGCGGTCCTATGGTCGGCTCATGACGACACACCTGTACGCGACGCACCTCGACTGGTCGGGCTCGACAGGCGACGGCTACCGGTCCTATCGGCGAGACCACCACGCGGCTGGAGCCCAGGGCAACGCTCCGGGTGTCGAGCTCAGCGCCGCCCCGGAGTTCCGCGGCGACGCGACCAGGCTGAACCCGGAGCAGCTGCTCGTGATGGCGGCCAGCTCGTGCCAGCTTCTGTCGTTCCTGGCGGTCGCGGCCCAGGCGGGCGTCGACGTCATCACCTACACGGACGACGCCGAGGGGATCATGCCCAGCGGCCCCCCGCCCGCTCGACTGACACAGATCACGCTCAGTCCAGTCGTCCAGGTCGCTCCGGGCACCGACCACGACTTGGTCCGCGCGCTCATGGAGCAGGCGCACGACCAGTGTTACATCGCTCACTCGCTCACCGCCGACATCGCGATCTCCCCCACGGTGGTGGACGCATGAGCGCGCTGCGGGACATCGAGGTGCTGCTCGAAGACCGGCCCGGCGCGCTGGCCGAGCTCGGAGAAGTGCTCGGCGCGGCCGGCGTAAGCCTCGAAGGCGGCGGGGTCTTCGGCCACTCCGGCATCGCCGTGGCGCACTTCTTGGTGGCCGACGCCGACCGTGCCCAGGCTGCACTGGACGCCGCCCACATCGGCCCGGTCACCGTGTCAGAGGTGGTGCTGCTCCGCCTCGATCAAGGCGCCCCCGGTCAGCTGGGCCAGGTCGCCCGCCTCATGGCTGACGCGGGCGTCAACCTCCGCACGCAGTACAGCGACCACGACAACCAGCTCGTTCTCGTGCCCCACCCGGCCGACCACCGGCGATGCGCCGCAGCGGCCGCCCGTTGGTGTCGGGATCCGGGCCTGGGCTGACCGGGGCGCGGTGGCCGGCGGATCGTTCAGTCGGTCGGCTCGACCGCCGGCGGGTCCTCTACGAGCTCGCCAGGCGCGGGCGTGTCTTCCTCACCGCTGTCCTTCGCCTCACCGCTGACCTCGGCCTCACCGCTGACCTCGGCTGACTCGGCGTCACTGCGCGCGGAGTCGCCTGGCCCGTCGGACTCGGCGCCCGCCTCCAGCACCTCCGGGGTGACCTCCTGCTCGAGGGTCGGGTACCCGTAGCCGCCTTCATCCTGCGCCCCGGCGTCCGGGTCGTGCGATGTGTCGCTCATGGTGGCCCCTTCCTGCCGCGCCTGGACCGTCACGGACCAGGTCGGTCCCATCCTCGGCGCCCGCGCGGTGCTGCGCCATCCGTCCGGGCGTCGTGTCGAGATTCGCGCCGTGCGGCCGAGCTCGAGGGCACGTCGACTGAGGCTCCGCGGCCCCACGTCTGGGCTCTAGTCCGACTCGCAGACGCAGAGTTGGATCGGCGCATCGCTGGTGAATGGCCCACCCGACCAGTCGCCGAACCGCTCGACGAGCCGAAGCCCTGCGGCGGACAGCAGCAAGGGGAGTTCCTGAGGGAAGACGCTCCTGAGCTCGAGCGGGGCGACGAGGAAGTCGGGCTCTGACTCGGCGGAGAAGTACCACGTGCCCCGGGTCACCTGCGCGGCAGCGTCGTAGGTCTCGGCGACATCAACCCTCACGTCGCCACGATCGGGATCCACGAAGGACAACCCGTCACGGGTGCGTCGAACGCCGTCAGCATCGGCAAGGAAACGCGCGTTCGGGTTGAAGACGTCGAAGACGAAGCGAGCTCCGGGCGCCAGGTGCGCTCGCACCGATCGGAAGCAACCCAGCAGGTCGGCAGTCTCGTGCAGATGGAGCAGCGAATTGGCTGCGATGAACACCAGATCGAACGTGCGGCCGAAGTCGAACTCCCGCATGTCGCCGCGCACCCACTCCACGGCGAGCGCGCGCTCGTCCGCCTTGCGCTGGGCTTCGGTGAGCATGTCCGCCGAGAGGTCCAGGCCGGTGCACGGATACCCGGCGGAGGCGATGGGAATCAGTTTGCGCCCGGTGCCGCACCCGAGTTCCAAGACCGACCCGCCCTGTTTCTCGGCCTCGGCCCGGTAGAACTCGGTGGCCGGCTCCCCACCCGCGAACAACCGGTCGTACAGCCTCGCGTCGGAGTAGAACCGTTCACTCATGGAGCCCCCTCGAAGACAGCGCTCAGACCGGGCCTGAATTCTGCCCGACAGCGAAATATGGCTCGGCCGCCTCAAGTCGCGGCGCCGACACGCCCAGGCGGCGCGCCTCGGCCAGGGTGTCGCGGCAGACCGCGCGAAGCTCCTCGGGGTTGGCGTGCGCCTCCATCACCCTGCGCATGGGCGGGAAGTGGCCCATCAGCGTCGCGAGCACCGGCGCCGCCAACCAGACAGGCGCCGTGAACGGCAGCACGTCGCCGCGATGCCGCCGCAAGTCGACGCCGCGCGCCTGGGCGAGGGGCAGTAGCTCTCGGGTCGCGAGAATCGCCTCGCGGATGTTGCGTGGGTTCCCGGCCAGCTTGGAGAGGGAGCCCAGCCTCAGGCTCTGCGTGTGCAGGCCGGCGTTCTGGATGAAGTGGATCAACAACCAGCCCCGGAAGTCGGTGGTCTCCCGAATCCTGAACCCGGCCTCGCGGAACGCCGCGCGCACGGCTTGCGCCCGCTCCGTCGGCGGCCCGCCAAGGGTGCCGAAGAAGGCAGCGGGCAGCAGGGCGGCCCTCAGCACGCCGTCGTCTCCGACGCCGCCACCGGCGCCGGGGAAGCCCCAGGCCACCTGGCCAGCGGGCAGGGCGTCGATTGCCGCCGACGGCTCGGCCCACAGGTTGTTGAAGACGAGCACCGTCGCCTTGCCGACGCGCGGAGCCAGGAAGGACACAGCCTCGGCGAGGCCGTAGTGCTGCACACTCACCACGATCAGGTCGAAGTCGTGGTCCGGCTCCAGCGATTCGCGGTAGCGAACCGGCCATTTCTCGACGACGCGTCGTCCTCGCAGCCGGCGCCGCGCGTCGAGCAGGTCGAGGTCGATCGCTCCTCCGTATTCGGCTGCTCGACCGGGACGCACGTAGAACTCGATCTCGTGCCCGGCGCGCTCCAACGCCCACCCGTACGCCACGGCGATGACACCCCGGCCGAACATCAGAATCTTCATGCCCGCTCCTCCCGCCCAGGACACGTGGTCGCCGTTGACCAGGTGTGGTCGGCGAGGTAGCGTCAAGTGGAGACGATCTCCAGTTCGAACATATGGAGACGGTCTCCACTTGTCAAGGAGCTCTGTTGACCACCACCAAGCCCCTGCGCGCCGACGCCCGGCGCAACCGTGAAGCGCTGCTCGCGAAGGCCCGTGAGCTCTTCGCCGAAGGCCGCTTCGACATGCGTTTCGATGACTTCGCGCGGCTGGCCGGCGTGGGCACGGGGACGCTGTACCGGCACTTTCCGACCCGCGAGGCGCTGGCCGAGGCCGTCTACCGTGAAGAGATCACAGCGATGTGCGCCCGCGCTCGCGAGCTGCACACCACGCTCCCCGCGGCGGCGGCGCTGGCAGCCTTCCTGCGGGAATTCGTGGATCATGTGCATGCCCACCAGGGCCTGGCCCGCACGCTCGCCACGCAGATGGCCGGACGTTCAGACACGCTCGCCGACGGCGGCCGGGAACTGGGCCAAGTCATCGCCGACCTGCTGGCCGCGGGCATCAAGGACGGGACCATCCGCGACGACGTGGGCGCCGGCGCCGTCATGATGGTCCTGGAGGGGATCTGCACGGCCTGTGCCCAGCCAGGCTCCCGGGACGACGCAGACGGCGCCATCGCCCTCGTGCTCGACGGGCTGCGCCGCCCCGGCTGATGAAGTCATCGCGACCCCACGTGCAGGGGCGTCAGTCCCGCAACTCCCAGAGATCCGCGCGGACTTCGAGGTCGCGGCCGATCTGGGTGGTGAGCTCGGCCTCGATCTCACGTGCTAGCCGGGCGTGCGTCTGCTTGGCCTGATCGCAGTCCCAGTGGCTGAGGTGGTCGAAGTGCTCATGGAAATGCCGTGCCCACGCACGGACCTTCTCCTCGAGGTCCCCCGACAGGTCGAGGTCCTCCGGCTGTGCCTGTAGCCCTTCGGCCCACCAGATTGGCCAGTCACAGGCGTAGTCGTTCATCAGACGGACGCCCACGTGCCCGTCACGCATCAGCACCTGCCTCCCGGGCAGACACGTCATCCATCGCTGCCCTCTGGGGCTCTCGTGTAGGTGAGGAACTCGCCGTCCTGCGGGGCGTCGGCGGCGAGGCCGAAGCCCAGCCGCTCGTACAGCGCGCGGGCGCGAGTGTTCGTGCGTTGCGTCTCGAGCCTGACCTCATGCGCACCGGCGCCGGCGGCCTCCGCGAGGACGTGACGGACGAGAGCAACGCCTGCTCCGCCGCCCCGGACGTCCGAGGCGACGAACAGGTCGTTGAGCTGCCACGTTGTGTGCAGCCGCAGGGACGAGTGGCCCGGGTACACCTGCGTGAACGCGACCGCGCGACCGTCGTCGAGCACGGCCCACACCAAGGAGTCGCCGCGCTCGACGCGGGCCCTCAGGAACGCACGCGCGGCGGTATCGTCGCCCTCGCGTCCGTAGAAGCCGCGGTAGGCGACGAACAGGTCAGCCACCTGCGCCACCGTCTCGGTGTCCGTCTGCGCGGTCACCCGGACCACCCTCATGGCGTCCCCTGTCCTTCAGTGCCCCTGCCGCCAAGCGGCGTGCGATCGCCGGCGCCTGCGCGAACCCGCCGCCCGCCGAGGCCGTGGATGGCGAGCACGTTACCGTCCGCCGTGGCGTGTACACGTCCGCGAGCACGGGCCACGCCTAGGCGTCCGCATCGTCCACGCGCACGTCGTCTGCCGTCAGCGGCAGGATCACCACGTCATGCGAGGTGAGCCGGCCGGCCTCGTCGGACCGGCCCTCCAGTTTGGCTGTTCCTACTGGCTGGCTCCGCGATGCGCCCATCGGAGTACCTCGCGGGACCGTACTCGATCCGATCCCAGAAGGTGTCGACCGCTGAGATTGGCTGACCGGCGCGTGTCGTCCACTCGGGGTGGTCCGTGACTTCCCACCTCTCCGGGCCGGCATCGCGTCGCCGATCGACCTCTTCGCGCTGCCCGACCCCTGGCCCAGAGGTACGGCGTTCCCGCCACGAGGGAAGGTCGATCCCGAGGCGTAGTACTGAGGTGCCGTGCACCGCGATCGGTCAAATGCGGCGTGGTTGACGAGTGCCGACATGGCGACGCATAGCCGGCGCCTGATGCTGCGTGATCTCGTCTCGGGCGAGCGATGCCACCGTGCGGCGTAGAAGCCGTCTGTCAGCGTGGTGCCCTCTCCGTCAGCGTTCCTCCGGGAACTCGTGCGCCTGCGCCTGGGCGAGGGTGCGCTCACGGCCCGGCACACCACGCCCGCCGACCAGCTCGACGAGCACCCCCCACCCGTCCGGGGCGTAGAAGCTCTCGTCGTGGAGGCGGATACCGAGCGAGTCCGCGACCCGCAGGAGAGACGCCCGGGAGAACTTGTCCTGCGTGCGTCGAGCCTCGCGGTCCAGGGGGTCGGGAAGCGGCCACTCCTCGTCCGGCTCGGTGAGTTCCCAGCGGCGACCCGTGTCCGACACCTGCACCTTCACGCTCGAGCCGCGCACACCCCACTTCGCGCTCGGATCCGGGTCGAACACCGCGACCCCGCGCGCTCCCCACCACCCTGTTCTGGTCCGGCGGTCGAACGTCTGTGGGGAGTCCACGACGCCGACCCCGCGCATCCCGCCAGGCTGCGCGGCCATCCCTCCCGCGGCGCTGATCGCCTCGCTCCCGCGCCACGAGTTGTCCAGCATGGCCGTCCAGCGCGCGCCGGCGGTCGGCAGCAGAAGGTAGCGCGTCACGTACGCCGTCCTCAGCGGCAGCAGGGTGCCCAGCAGCTCCGGGAGCGTGCCCTCGACACGCCGCGTGCGCATGACGCCGCCGGTGAGCTCGGTCGTGGCACGGCCACGCCAGGACACGAGCACGTCCGCGCACGTCGCGGCATCCGCCGCGAGGAACGCGATGCCGTGCGTCACCGGGAACCACGCACCGTCGAGCAGGTACCGCTCATCCGTCCGAACGACCATGTCGGATCTTCTCACTCGCACGCGCCGACGACGAGGAGCAGCAGAGCAACGACTACGCCTGCATGTCGACGAACCGCGAGTAGTGGCCCTGGAATGCCACGGTGATGGTGTCCGTCGGGCCATTACGATGCTTGGCCACAATGAGGTCGGCCTCTCCCGCGCGGGGCGATTCCTTTTCGTAGGCATCTTCGCGGTGCAAAAGAATGACCATGTCGGCATCTTGTTCGATAGAGCCGGATTCGCGAAGGTCGCTCATCGCCGGGCGCTTGTCGGTGCGCTGCTCAGGGCCACGGTTCAGCTGCGAGATGGCGATGACCGGGACCTCGATCTCCTTGGCGAGGAGCTTGAGGGCACGCGAGAACTCCGAGACCTCCTGCTGACGGGACTCGACGCGCTTGCCGGAGGACATGAGCTGCAGGTAGTCGATGACCACGAGCTTGAGGTCGTGCTTCTGCTTGAGCCGCCGGCACTTCGCGCGGATCTCCATGAGCGACATGTTCGGCGAGTCGTCGATGAACAGCGGCGCCTCGGAGATCTTGCCCATCGTCGCGGCGAGCTTCTGCCAGTCGTCCTCGCCCATCTGCCCGGTGCGCATCTTCTGCAGATGGATGCGCGCTTCGGCGGAGAGCAGGCGCATCGTGATCTCGTTGCGGCCCATCTCGAGCGAGAACACAACCGAGGCCAGGTTGTGTCGAATTGCCGCAGAACGTGCAATATCGATTCCCAGGGTGGATTTTCCAATTGCAGGCCTCGCGGCCAAAACAATCATTTGCCCCGGGTGCAGTCCATTGGTCAGCCGGTCGAGGTCGGCGAAGCCGGTGGGCACGCCGATCATGCCCTCGCCGCGGTTGCCGGCGGCCTCGATCTCGTCGACGGTGCCGCCAATGACGTCGCCGAGGATGTGGTAGTCCTCGGTGGTGCGCTTCTCGGTGACGGCGTAGACCTCGGCCTGGGCGTTGTTGACGATCTCGTCGACGTCGCCCCCGTCCGTGGCGTAGCCGAGCTGGACGATGCGGGTGCCGGCCTCGACGAGGCGGCGCAGCACGGCACGCTCGCGCACGATGCGGGCGTAGTACCCGGCGTTCGCGGCGGTGGGCACCATCGAGATGAGGGTGTGCAGGTACGGGGCTCCGCCGATGCGGCCCATGTCGCCGCGCTTGGTCAGCTCGTCGGCGACGGTGACGGCGTCGGCGGGCTCCCCGCGGCCGTACAGGTCGAGGATCGCGTCGTAGATCGCCTCGTGGGCGGGGCGGTAGAAGTCGGAGCCGCGCAGCTGCTCGACGACGTCGGCGATGGCGTCCTTCGAGATCATCATGCCGCCGAGCACGCTCTGCTCTGCGGCGACGTCCTGCGGGGGCGTCCGGTCGAATCCGCCGCGGGCGTGCCCGGTGTCGGGCGGGCCGCCGTACTCGAGCTCCTCGATCGTCACAGACTCATCCCCAGATTCGCGTTCATCGGTCGAACAGGTGTTCTAGCAGGAGGGTCCGACACCATGCCCGTCACCATGTTCGTCACGCCAACCCTGTCGGTGGCCGCAGGCATCCCTGTCCTCCACCTGCTCGCGAGGTTAGGCGTGGGTGGCCAGCGTTCACAAACCCGTTATCCACAGGTCCTGTGGACGGCTTGTGGATAGCTGTGGATCTCACGCTCAGAGTTATGCACAAGCCGTGGACAGTCCTGTGGATACGGTGGTGGCTCGAGGCTGCGCGGCAGCCCTCACCGGCGCAAATGTCATCCACCTGGTGTGGACAGGAGAAAGTTGAACGACATCCCGAAGCGTGGACACCGCACGTCCACGGTCGACCGCCAGATCCTCACCCTGGCCGTCCCGGCCCTCGGCGCCCTCGTCGCAGAACCCCTGTTCGTGCTGGTCGACTCGGCCGTCGTCGGCCGCCTCGGCACCGACGAGCTGGCCGGGCTGTCGCTCGCCTCGACCGTCCTGCTGACCATCGTCGGCCTGTGCGTCTTCCTCGCGTACGCCACCACCGCGGCCGTCGCCCGGCGCACCGGGTCCGGCGACCGGGCAGGCGCCCTGCAGCTCGGCGTCGACGGCCTGTGGCTCGCCGCCGGGCTCGGCGTCCTACTGGCCGCGGCCACCTGGGCCATGGCGCCGTGGGCCGTCGAGCTGCTGGGCGCCCGCGGCGAGGTCGCGACCCAGGCGATCACCTATCTGCGCTGGTCGGCTCCCGGCCTGCCCGGGATGCTGCTAGTGCTCGCCGCCACCGGCGCCCTGCGCGGCATGCTCGACACCCGCACCCCCCTGGTCGTCGCGGCCTCCGGCGCCGTCGCCAACGCGGCCCTCAACGTGACCCTCGTCTACGGCGTCGGCATGGGCATCGCCGGGTCGGGCTTCGGCACGGCCCTCACCCAGCTCGCGATGGGCGCGACGCTCGTCATCGTCGTGGTGCGGGGCGCCAGGGCTGCCGGGGCGTCCCTGTCCCCCGCCCTCGGGGGCATCCTGGGCAATGCCCGTGCCGGCCTGCCCCTGTTCATCCGCACCCTGTCCCTGCGCGTCGCGATCCTGCTCACCGTGTGGGTCGCCACCGGCCTGGGCACCGTGACCCTGGCGGGCCACCAGGTGGTCAACGCCGTGTGGGGCCTGGTCGCCTTCGCCCTCGACGCCCTCGCGATCGCCGCGCAGGCCCTCGTGGGCCACGCCCTGGGCGCCGGTGACGTGGCACAGGCCCGCTCACTGCTGCGACGCACCCTGCAGTGGGGTGTCGGGGCGGGCGCGGTGCTCGGGCTCCTGGTGGGCCTGGGCAGCGGCGTGCTCGCCCTGGCGTTCTCGGAGTCCGGCGACGTGCGCCACGCCGTCACCGTGGGGTTGCTGGTCGCCGCGGTGACGATGCCGCTCGCCGGCTGGGTGTTCGTGCTCGACGGCGTGCTCATCGGCGCCGGCGACGGCACGTTCCTCGCGTGGGCGGGACTCGTGACCCTCGCCGCCTACGTCCCGTTCGCACTGGCCGTGCGGGCCTGGGCTCCCCCAGGCGCGGCCGGGCTGGCGTGGCTCTGGGCGGCCTTCGCAGGGGTGTTCATGATGGCGCGCGCCGTCACGACGGGCCTGCGGGCGCGCGGCGACCGGTGGGCCGTCAGCGGGGCCTGAGCCCTCAGCGGACCGGATCCGAGCACTCGGGGAAAGCAGACGCACGAAGGCCCGGCCCCTCCGAGGAGGGACCGGGCCTTCGGCGATCAGGTGAAGCAGGTCAGGCGGCGACGACCTTGACGGTCACGTTCGCCGAGACGTCCGCGTGCAGGCGGACCTTGACCTCGAACTCGCCGACAGCCTTGATCGGCTGACCGACCTCGATCTTGCGACGGTCGACGGACGGGCCGCCGGCAGCCTTGACCGCGTCAGCGATCTCAGCGGTCGTCACGGCGCCGAACAGACGGCCGGACTCGCCGGCCTTCGCCGACACGACGACCGGCTTGGACTGCAGCGAGTCACGCGTCGCCTTCGCCTCGTCGAGCGTCTCGATCTCGCGGGCCTTGCGGGCCTTGCGGATCGCGGCGATCTCCTTCTCGGCGCCCTTGCTCCAGCCGGTGGCCAGGCCACGGGGGACGAGGAAGTTGCGGGCGTACCCGTCCTTCACGTCCACCACGTCGCCCGGAGCACCGAGACCGGTGACCTCGTGGGTCAGGATGAGCTTGGCCATGGGTCTACCTCCTTCTCAGCGAGCGGACGACGAGTACGGCAGGAGCGCCATCTCGCGTGCGTTCTTGACGGCACGCGCGATCGCGCGCTGCTCCTGGGTGGTGACACCGGTCACCCGGCGTGCGCGGATCTTCCCGCGGTCCGAGATGAACTTGCGCAGCAGCGCGGTGTCCTTGTAGTCGACGACATCGATCTTCGCCGCCTTGAGCGGGTTCAGCTTCTTCTTGGGCTTGCGAACAACGGCCTTGGCCATCGCGGTGCTCCTTGTCATGAAGTCCGGGAGCCCGGGGCGTTGCCATACCCCGGGATGGGTGTGTCAGTGGTGCTGGGCGCCGATCAGAACGGAGGCTCGTCGGAGAAGCCGCCGCCGGAGCCGCCGGGGGCCGGCGTGGCCCACGGGTCGTCCTGCTGGCTGCCGCCACCGCTCGAGCTGCCGCCACCGGAGAAGCCGCCACCGCCGCCTCCGCCGAAGCCACCGCCGCCGCCACCCGAGCGCTGGGCCCGGGTGACCTTGGCGCTGGCGTAGCGCAGGGACGGGCCGACCTCGTCGACCTGCAGCTCGTACACAGTGCGCTTCTCGCCCTCGCGGGTCTCGTAGGAGCGCTGCACGAGCCGACCGGTCACGATGACGCGGGTGCCCTTGGTGAGTGACTCAGCGACGTTCTCCGCAGCCTCGCGCCAGATCGAGCAGCGGAGGAACAGCGTGTCGCCGTCCTTCCACTCGTTCGACTGACGGTCGAAGGTGCGGGGGGTGGAGGCCACCGTGAAGTTGGCGACGGCAGCCCCTGACGGGGTGAAGCGCAGCTCCGGGTCCCCGGTCAGGTTCCCGATCACCGTGATGACGGTCTCGCCAGCCATGCGGGCCTCCTCGTTCGTCGTGAGTCAGATGGTGCGTACGTTAAAGAGCAGGTCTGACGCGCTCAGGCGTTGGCGCGAAGGACCTTGGTACGCAGGACGACCTCGTTGAGGCCCAGCTGACGGTCGAGCTCCTTGGCGGTCGCGGGCGTCGACGTGAAGTCGATAACCGCGTAGATGCCCTCGGACTTCTTCTGGATGTCGTACGCCAGACGGCGCCGTCCCCAGATGTCGACCTTGTCGACCGTGCCGCCATCGGTCTTGATGACGGACAGGTACTTGTCGAGCGAAGGAGCAACCGTGCGCTCTTCGATCTCGGGGTCGAGGATGATCATGATCTCGTACTGACGCAGGCTCATACCCACCTCCTCTGGTCTCAACGGTCACGGTCTGTCCGTGACAGGAGGGTCATCGTGCGTCGCTGCGCCAGGGCCTGGGCCATGGCGCCGCCTGTCGTCGAGATCGATCTGCGACCTCATCGACAGGCACAGCAAGGGGCCTAGGCTACCGCGCTGCGGCCCGCCGCCGAAATCCGGTCACCCACCTGCCGGGGGATCCGCCGGGGGCACGGGCGGGTCCTGGGTGGGCTGCGGCGTCGGAGCGGGCGGCGGGACGGTCACCGGTGGCTGGGTGGGCTTGGGCGCGGGACCGGTCGAGACGACGATCGTCACGGTCGTGCCCTTCGGGACACTGGCGCCGGAACCGGGGTTCGCGCTGACGACGCGGCCCTTCGCCACGGTCTCGGACGGCTGCGACTGCACCGCCACCGACAGCCCGGCGTTCGAGAGCGCCGCCTCGGCGTCCGCCTCGAGCTTGCCCTCGAGCGCGGGCACCGCCACGTTCTCGATGACCGGCTCCTCGACCTCCGGCTCCTCGGTGACCTCCTCGGTGGGCGTCGCGGTGGGCATCCCGCCCACGTTGGCGCGCGCCGGGAACTGCTGCACCTGCGCGTAGGGCTCGAGGGTGAAGGCCTTCTTCATGTAGTCGGCCCAGAGCGCCGCGGGCCAGGTCGAGCCCGTGATCTCCCTCACCCCGCCGAACGCGGCGATGGAGTCCTGCCCCTTCCCGTCCGCCGCCTCCTGGCTCAGTGCCACGGCCGTGGAGATCTGCGGCGTGTACCCGACGAACCACGCCGACTTGTTGTCCGTCGAGGTGCCGGTCTTGCCGGCGATCGGCCTGCCGAGCGGCTTGACGTACTTCTTTCCCGACCCGTTCTCGACCACCTGGGTCATGGCGTACGTGGTGTCCGCCATGACGTCCGCCTCGAACCGCTTCTCCTGCACCCGGTCCGGGACGAGCGCCTCGGAGCCGTCGCTGATGTAGGTGATCTTGCGGACGATGAACGGCTCCGAGTACGTGCCCTGCGCGGCGATCGTGGCGTAGGCGCTGGCCATGTCGAGCGGGTGCACCAGCCCGGATCCGAGCACGTTCGAGGCGACGGCCTCCACCTCGGTCGTGATGCCGAGCTCGCGCGCCACCTCGGCCGTCTTCGCCGGCGTCACGTCGTTGTTGAGCTGGGCGTAGACCGTGTTGACCGACTGCTCCGTGGCCTTCACCAAGTCGATCGTGCCGAACGAGTCCCCGCCGAAGTTCTGCACCGCCTTGTCGCCCCAGCCCGGCAGGTCCCGCATGGGGCTCGCGCCGGAGTAGGTGGTGCCCAGCCCGATGCCCTGCTCCAGGGCGGCGACCAGCGTGAACGGCTTGAACGTCGATCCGGCCTGGATCTTGTCCCAGGTGACCCGGTTGCGCTGGTCCACGAGGAAGTCGCCGCCGCCGAACAGGGCGACGATGGCCCCGTCGGTGGGGTCGATGGACACGATGCCGGCCTTGGTGCGCTCGTTGGGCGCCTCGCCCGCGAGGGTCCCGTCGAAGAGGGCATTGGCCGAGTCAACAGCGGCCTGCTGCAGCGGCTCCTGGATCGTGGTGACGATCTTGTAGCCCTTGGTGGCGATCATCTCCTCGGTGATGCCCTCTTCAGCCAGCTCGTCCTTGACCATCTTGATGAGGTGGCCGTTGGTGC
The sequence above is a segment of the Cellulomonas chengniuliangii genome. Coding sequences within it:
- the dnaB gene encoding replicative DNA helicase translates to MTIEELEYGGPPDTGHARGGFDRTPPQDVAAEQSVLGGMMISKDAIADVVEQLRGSDFYRPAHEAIYDAILDLYGRGEPADAVTVADELTKRGDMGRIGGAPYLHTLISMVPTAANAGYYARIVRERAVLRRLVEAGTRIVQLGYATDGGDVDEIVNNAQAEVYAVTEKRTTEDYHILGDVIGGTVDEIEAAGNRGEGMIGVPTGFADLDRLTNGLHPGQMIVLAARPAIGKSTLGIDIARSAAIRHNLASVVFSLEMGRNEITMRLLSAEARIHLQKMRTGQMGEDDWQKLAATMGKISEAPLFIDDSPNMSLMEIRAKCRRLKQKHDLKLVVIDYLQLMSSGKRVESRQQEVSEFSRALKLLAKEIEVPVIAISQLNRGPEQRTDKRPAMSDLRESGSIEQDADMVILLHREDAYEKESPRAGEADLIVAKHRNGPTDTITVAFQGHYSRFVDMQA
- a CDS encoding MATE family efflux transporter; translated protein: MNDIPKRGHRTSTVDRQILTLAVPALGALVAEPLFVLVDSAVVGRLGTDELAGLSLASTVLLTIVGLCVFLAYATTAAVARRTGSGDRAGALQLGVDGLWLAAGLGVLLAAATWAMAPWAVELLGARGEVATQAITYLRWSAPGLPGMLLVLAATGALRGMLDTRTPLVVAASGAVANAALNVTLVYGVGMGIAGSGFGTALTQLAMGATLVIVVVRGARAAGASLSPALGGILGNARAGLPLFIRTLSLRVAILLTVWVATGLGTVTLAGHQVVNAVWGLVAFALDALAIAAQALVGHALGAGDVAQARSLLRRTLQWGVGAGAVLGLLVGLGSGVLALAFSESGDVRHAVTVGLLVAAVTMPLAGWVFVLDGVLIGAGDGTFLAWAGLVTLAAYVPFALAVRAWAPPGAAGLAWLWAAFAGVFMMARAVTTGLRARGDRWAVSGA
- the rplI gene encoding 50S ribosomal protein L9, which produces MAKLILTHEVTGLGAPGDVVDVKDGYARNFLVPRGLATGWSKGAEKEIAAIRKARKAREIETLDEAKATRDSLQSKPVVVSAKAGESGRLFGAVTTAEIADAVKAAGGPSVDRRKIEVGQPIKAVGEFEVKVRLHADVSANVTVKVVAA
- the rpsR gene encoding 30S ribosomal protein S18, producing MAKAVVRKPKKKLNPLKAAKIDVVDYKDTALLRKFISDRGKIRARRVTGVTTQEQRAIARAVKNAREMALLPYSSSAR
- a CDS encoding single-stranded DNA-binding protein, yielding MAGETVITVIGNLTGDPELRFTPSGAAVANFTVASTPRTFDRQSNEWKDGDTLFLRCSIWREAAENVAESLTKGTRVIVTGRLVQRSYETREGEKRTVYELQVDEVGPSLRYASAKVTRAQRSGGGGGGFGGGGGGGFSGGGSSSGGGSQQDDPWATPAPGGSGGGFSDEPPF
- the rpsF gene encoding 30S ribosomal protein S6; protein product: MSLRQYEIMIILDPEIEERTVAPSLDKYLSVIKTDGGTVDKVDIWGRRRLAYDIQKKSEGIYAVIDFTSTPATAKELDRQLGLNEVVLRTKVLRANA